In Planococcus versutus, the DNA window ACAAGATTGATGTGTGATCAAGCAAATCAGTTAAGAGAAAAATAATGACGAAGCAATCTGACAAAATCGTAAATTAACGGATTTATTATAAAAATTTTTAAAAATAAGAGCGGCTTTTCCGCTTGGAAATGGTGGTGAAAAATCATGCTGAATCATAAATTATCAAAAGAAGAACTTTCTTATTGGAGCGATTGGCAACAACACCAGGACCCACAGGCTGGCGAATACCTTGTTGAACAGTATCTTCCTTTGGTTGATTACGTGATTCAACGGTTCATGATCAGTTTGCCTAAAGTTGTGGAAAAAGATGATGTCCGCAGCTATGCCTATGAAGGACTACTCGATGCATTAAGTAAATTTGATATTAAAAGAGAGTTAAAATTTGAAACCTACGCTTCTTGGCGCATCAAAGGCGCCATTATTGATGGGTTGCGACACAGCGATTGGCTGCCACGATCCGTTAGAGAAAAAGTAAAGAAAATTGAAAAAGCCTATCTTTTGTTGGAACAGCAAAATAGTGCATCTGTATCTGACGAGGAAGTTAGCTCGTATTTGGGTATTACAAAAGCTGAGCTTAATAAGACAGTCTCAGAGGCGGCTTTATCGACAATGATTTCAATGGATGATGAACATTTTGAAGAACGTGGGATAATGGGGAACCATCACGCACAATCGCCTGAACGCCATTTATCAGATCGAATGACGAAAGAATCATTAGTTCGTGCGATTGAATGTTTGCCAGAAAAAGAAAAAATTACGGTGTCGTTATGTTATTTTGAAGAAATGAAATTAACTGAAATTGCAGAAATTCTTAGTGTCAGCGTATCAAGAGTTTCACAGCTTCACTCAAAAGCTATGCTTCGTCTGCACGCTTCGATTTTAGCTGTACACGATCATTATTAAAGTTAAAATCACAAACAGAAGGCCAAGGTGGTAATCATGGAATGGCTATTGATCGTAATTAGCATTGTGCTAATGCTAGTAAATATTCTGTTGATACTAACAGTAAAAAAACAACGTATTGAAAATGAGTCAACTAAAGTCCAGGAAAAGATGGCTGAGTTTGTGGCTCAACTTGAAGAAGAAAATAATGAATTATATAATAAGTTAACCATCTACATAAAAGAGCGCGAAAACCAGTTAGCAGAACGAGTTGGACGATTGGAACAAAAAGCTGTGCTGACAATTGAAAAGACTGATCGGGAAGAAAAGACTACTGTAGAAACTGAAAAAATAGTTCAGCTTTCCAAACAAGGATTTTCTTCTAAGCAAATTGCTAAAGTGCTTCAAGTTGATTTTGGCGAAGTCGAGCTTATTGTTAACATGAACCACAAGCGGCATAGCAGCTTTACAAGAGACGAGGTGCTGTAAATGCGCATTGATAGTCAGAATATGATTCAAAATGACCGCCTGCTAAAGCAAGTTAATGGCAACAAGTCGGGCGAACTTTTCTCAACTGCTATGAGAAAATCTCAGTCCAAGCTGCAACATGATTCATTAAACCAGTTAATGAGCAGTATAGATAAACTAGGACAGAAACTAGCCAATCAACACACACTTGAAAATCTAGTGAATTACAAACAAGTAATCAAACAGTTTGTGTCAGAATCCGTAAGTCATGGCTTGCACTTATCAGACAAACAGGGTTTTATGTCGGACGGAAGTTTAACGTCACAACAAATTATCAAAGTAATCGATAAAAAAATGATTGAAATCCAAGACGAAGTATTGAATAATGAAGAAGAAGGAATTGGTACTTTAGATCTAGTTGGAGAAATCAAAGGTCTGCTTGTAAATTTGTATATGTGACCGAGGACGGAGAGAGTGAAATGTCAGAAAATCGTCGCGAATTTTTTCGGGTTATTTTCAATCAGGCGTTGAATGGCAAAGTTTCAGTTTACGGAGGCAATTTTTTGCCAGTCGAGATTTATGATGTTAGTGCAGGAGGTCTAGTATTTTCTTCTGTTCTTAATATTCCTCTAGGAGAAAGCGTACGTTGCAGCTTTGAAATATTAGATAGCGCTTTCATGTTAGAAGGGTCCATTGTCCGCAAAGCGACTGGTGTTGATGTGGTAAAGTGCGGAGTGGAGTTCTCTGTAGACCAAGGAACTTCTTCAGAGTTGTTCAAACAACTAAATCACTACCAAATCCGCAATCGGAAAAGTTTCCTGACAGACTAGCCCTGTGGTTTGATGAAAAAGAGACTGTCTTAAAGATCATAAATGCTAACGTTTAATGACAACCTTCTAGCGTTTTTTGAAAGCCTGGTTAATTACTAGTCAGACAACGCTTTTGCCAACTGTTTAAAAACAAAAATAAGCAGAGAAAAATCGTTAGATTTTTCTCTGCTTATTTTATTTTTGGCAACTTATGGATACTTTTTTTTCAATTTATAAAAGTTAAATAAAGCGAGTAATTTTGGATAGGAGGAATTTCTAAAGAATATAGAGAAGTAATAGCATTAACGAAAAAGAAAAAGAAGGTGACTTACCCATGGAACTTAAAAAGCAATTGCATTTTGAACTTACAGAGTTTGCAGACGATCGAGAAAAAGAACGAATACCGGCTACCGCAAATTACGATTATTGGTTGTTGCTAATGGAATATTTTCTGGCTAAGTCTGATACGTTTGAAATTCATTGCTGGAATGAGGAATTTGCAGTGGTTAACGAAATCACTTTAAACCTTCCAGGGTTAGTTGAGATTACTAAAGAGCAAAAGATGACAATTTTTGCGGGACTGTTAACAGTAGAAATCGCTGAATTTCTACTAACGCATCATGTTTATGAGAATAAAAGACTGGCGTGGTTTTCAGTATTTTTAAGTAGAGGAGAGCAGCACATTTTTTCTTCAGAGCATTGGGGTACAGAGTTTTTTGTTCCAGATGTCACACAAGAAGACTTACTATTCATTAAGCATGTAACACCCGATGACGCGGCATTTAATGTATACGAATAAACGTAAACCCTCCAAGAGTTAGCTATTGGAGGGTTTTTACTAAATATTCTTAAAAATCAGAAATTTGTTTGACTTTATCTCTTACTAAGACAATAATAAGAAGAGTACTTGTTTCTAAAATATGGAATTAAATAGTTCTATTATAACGAAAAGGAACAAGTGTGAAGAATGGCTTAATCGAAAGAGCTTTATTTTATTGCTTAAGGAACGATTAAAGAAGATCGAAAATTTGAAGATGGAGGAATGAAAATGAAAAAAACAACGATCAGTGCTATTATTTTCTTATTTATTTTTGGATTTTTAGCGGCATGTGGAACTGAAGATACAACAGAAAAAGCTCCTGATGATGGAACTGAAACCAAGTCTGGTGGAGTGCTAGAGAGAATGGAAGAATCCGGAAAATTAAATGTAGCATTTGAAGGAACTTATCCACCTTTTAACTTTATTGACGATAAAGATGAATTCCAAGGATTTGATGTTGACATCTCTAATGAACTTGCAGAACGTCTAGGGGTAGAAGCTAATTTTATCGCAACCAAATGGGATGGACTAATTGGAGGACTAAAAGCAGACAAATTCGATATTATTATCGGCCAAATGACAGTTACAGAAGAGCGACAAAAAAGTGTTGATTTTACAGATCCGTATGTAATTACAGGTTCAGTACTAGTAACACGTGAAGATACAGATGACATTACAAAACTTGAAGATATTAAAGGGAAAAAAGTAGGTGTGGGTGGAGGAACAACTTTTGAAGAAGTAGCCAACAGCGTGGATGGTGCAGAAGTAAAATTGTATAAAGCAGTGGGTGACTACATTCAGGACTTAACAAACAAACGTCTAGATGCCATCATCAACGACCAATTATTGATTAGCTACAACATCAAAGAACAAGGTCTGCCTATTAAAATTTCAAGCGATATTTTAAATAAAGATGAAATCGGTATGGCAGTCAACAAAGGAAACGAAGATTTTATCGAAAAAGTCAATATGGCTTTAAGTGAAATGAAAGAAGATGGCACGTATGCTGAAATCTATAAAAAATGGTTTGGAACAGAACCGTTAGAAAGTTAATTGTTCACAGCAGATAATTCAAACTACTAATTTCTGCTTTTTGATATTGCGCATTCTGTACTCAACGCGTTTATCTGAAGCAATTTTTTGCCGCAAATTTTGCCTTTATTCGTTTATACGCGATAAGTGAGGAGTGGGGAAATGCATATCTTCGTTTTAGGAACAGGTATGATTGGCACTACAGTCGTAACAGAATTGGCTAAATTGACTAAGCATGATGGTCTGAAAACCATCACAGCTGTTGATATCAATCAAGCGAGCATCGATAAATGTCTAGCTATTGCTGACAATCCACAAGTAATTGGTAAAGTGGCAGCGTTAGCAACAGAAGACGATATTGCCAAAGTGCTAAAAGGTGCTGACCTAGCGATAGGATGTCTTCCACATTCGTTAAGCCTACCAGCAATAAAGGCAGCAATTTCTTCGAAATGTCATTTGATTGATTTGGTAGGATCTCATTTTACTGAAAAACTAGCGCTGCATGAACAAGCACAGCAAGCAGGAGTATTGATTGTCCCAGGCTGTGGAGTTGCTCCGGGCATCACCAATTTTTTGGCAGCCCAAGGAATTGAATTATTGGATGAAGCGAAAACAGCGATTCTCTCTTGTGGTGGAATTCCAAGATATCCGGACCCACCATTAGGGTATCAAGTTGTTTATCGTCTTGAAAGTTTACTTGGTCTTTATACGAGGCCAGCAACTGTGATTCAATCTGGAAAAGTAGTCGAGCTAGCTCCGCTTTCAGAATTAGAAGAAGTCACGTTTCCAGAGCCAGTTGGCTTATGTGAAACAGTGATCACAGATGCGCATAGTACGGCTTTTATCTTGCAAGGAAAAGTAGAAAATTTAGTAGAACGAACTGTCCGCTATCCGGGTCATTGGAACAAGATGAGCGTGTTAGCAGAACTTGGATTTCTTGATGAAACCCCGATCACTATTGGAGACATTTCGATTAGCCCAAAATTATTTGCAGAGAACGTTCTATTGCCTAGTATGTCGGGGCATTCAGTCGAAGATATCACTGTTTTGAGAGTAGAAGTAAGTGGTGTCAAACAAGGAGTTTCGACAAAACATACATGGGAAATGATTGATTTATACGATCATGAGCGAAAAATAACGTCAATGGCTAAAACCACTGCCATTCCAGCGTTACTAATCTCGCAATGGATTGCTAGTAAAAAAATAACAGAGACAGGCGTTATTCCAATTGAAAGTTTAATCGTTCGAGAACGATTCCAGCCTTTTTTAACTGAATTGAGCCAATTAGAGATTGAGATTGAGTATAAAGAAGAAATTTTCGATGAAAAGGAATAGCGTTTTACTTCTTGTCTAATGGGAGGACTTATGGATTTTACAATTGTTATTGATTCATTGCCATCGTTGCTCAAAGCGACAGGAATGACAATTTTTCTCGCTGCCATTTCGATTTTAATTGCTTTAGTGATTGGCTTTCTGACAGCCATTATTCGTATCCTGAAAATAAAAGTGTTAAATGAAATTGCAAATGTTTACGTTTCATTGATGCGTGGAACTCCGCTGTTGGTGCAAATTTTTGTTATCTATTATGGACTGCCTCAAATTGGCATCGTATTAGACCCAATATCATCAGGTATTTTAGCGTTGAGTTTAAATGCAGGAGCTTATTTATCTGAATCTTTCAGAG includes these proteins:
- a CDS encoding YaaR family protein, which gives rise to MRIDSQNMIQNDRLLKQVNGNKSGELFSTAMRKSQSKLQHDSLNQLMSSIDKLGQKLANQHTLENLVNYKQVIKQFVSESVSHGLHLSDKQGFMSDGSLTSQQIIKVIDKKMIEIQDEVLNNEEEGIGTLDLVGEIKGLLVNLYM
- a CDS encoding FliA/WhiG family RNA polymerase sigma factor, which produces MLNHKLSKEELSYWSDWQQHQDPQAGEYLVEQYLPLVDYVIQRFMISLPKVVEKDDVRSYAYEGLLDALSKFDIKRELKFETYASWRIKGAIIDGLRHSDWLPRSVREKVKKIEKAYLLLEQQNSASVSDEEVSSYLGITKAELNKTVSEAALSTMISMDDEHFEERGIMGNHHAQSPERHLSDRMTKESLVRAIECLPEKEKITVSLCYFEEMKLTEIAEILSVSVSRVSQLHSKAMLRLHASILAVHDHY
- a CDS encoding saccharopine dehydrogenase family protein, encoding MHIFVLGTGMIGTTVVTELAKLTKHDGLKTITAVDINQASIDKCLAIADNPQVIGKVAALATEDDIAKVLKGADLAIGCLPHSLSLPAIKAAISSKCHLIDLVGSHFTEKLALHEQAQQAGVLIVPGCGVAPGITNFLAAQGIELLDEAKTAILSCGGIPRYPDPPLGYQVVYRLESLLGLYTRPATVIQSGKVVELAPLSELEEVTFPEPVGLCETVITDAHSTAFILQGKVENLVERTVRYPGHWNKMSVLAELGFLDETPITIGDISISPKLFAENVLLPSMSGHSVEDITVLRVEVSGVKQGVSTKHTWEMIDLYDHERKITSMAKTTAIPALLISQWIASKKITETGVIPIESLIVRERFQPFLTELSQLEIEIEYKEEIFDEKE
- a CDS encoding transporter substrate-binding domain-containing protein, which produces MKKTTISAIIFLFIFGFLAACGTEDTTEKAPDDGTETKSGGVLERMEESGKLNVAFEGTYPPFNFIDDKDEFQGFDVDISNELAERLGVEANFIATKWDGLIGGLKADKFDIIIGQMTVTEERQKSVDFTDPYVITGSVLVTREDTDDITKLEDIKGKKVGVGGGTTFEEVANSVDGAEVKLYKAVGDYIQDLTNKRLDAIINDQLLISYNIKEQGLPIKISSDILNKDEIGMAVNKGNEDFIEKVNMALSEMKEDGTYAEIYKKWFGTEPLES
- a CDS encoding DUF6115 domain-containing protein; translated protein: MEWLLIVISIVLMLVNILLILTVKKQRIENESTKVQEKMAEFVAQLEEENNELYNKLTIYIKERENQLAERVGRLEQKAVLTIEKTDREEKTTVETEKIVQLSKQGFSSKQIAKVLQVDFGEVELIVNMNHKRHSSFTRDEVL
- a CDS encoding PilZ domain-containing protein, whose translation is MSENRREFFRVIFNQALNGKVSVYGGNFLPVEIYDVSAGGLVFSSVLNIPLGESVRCSFEILDSAFMLEGSIVRKATGVDVVKCGVEFSVDQGTSSELFKQLNHYQIRNRKSFLTD